A window of Ipomoea triloba cultivar NCNSP0323 chromosome 2, ASM357664v1 contains these coding sequences:
- the LOC116010963 gene encoding uncharacterized protein LOC116010963 — MELTPFHYTLYQVCKLSRSLYGLKQASRQWNAKLTTALLNVGFKQSNADPSLFTRGKDGDFFALLVYVDDILVASGRMALIQELKDLLNKAFKIKDLGALGYFLDIEASSSKDGMNICQRKYALDILNDAGFLDCKPIRTPMVPGSLLSPKDGTVLSDPSSYRRLIGRLLYLTATRPDITYVVHHLSQFVSAPTDKHMIAAHRVLRYIKGSPGQGLFYLAEASLNLKAFSDSDWASCAETRKSVTGYCIFIGASLVSWRSKKQATVSKSSSEAEYRALATTACELQWITSLLRDMHVSSANPAVVYCDNKSAIAIAENHVFHERTKHIDIDCHIIRERIT, encoded by the coding sequence ATGGAACTCACTCCTTTTCATTACACATTGTATCAAGTCTGCAAGCTATCAAGATCCCTCTACGGCTTGAAGCAAGCGAGCCGTCAATGGAATGCCAAATTAACGACAGCTCTATTAAATGTCGGATTCAAACAGTCAAATGCTGATCCTTCTCTGTTCACAAGGGGGAAGGATGGTGATTTTTTTGCACTTTTGGTCTATGTTGACGATATACTAGTAGCAAGTGGCAGAATGGCACTCATCCAGGAATTAAAGGACTTATTAAACAAAGCTTTCAAGATCAAAGATTTGGGTGCCCTAGGCTATTTTCTAGACATTGAAGCCAGCAGCAGTAAAGATGGTATGAATATTTGTCAGAGGAAATATGCTCTTGACATTCTCAATGATGCAGGTTTTCTTGACTGCAAGCCAATTCGAACTCCCATGGTGCCTGGTTCTCTCCTATCTCCAAAAGATGGTACGGTGCTAAGTGATCCTAGCAGCTATCGAAGGTTGATTGGGAGACTATTGTACCTCACGGCAACTAGGCCAGATATCACCTATGTCGTGCATCATCTCAGTCAATTCGTGAGTGCTCCCACAGACAAGCACATGATAGCAGCCCACCGTGTACTTCGTTACATCAAAGGTTCTCCCGGCCAAGGTCTTTTTTATCTAGCAGAGGCTTCACTCAATCTCAAAGCATTCTCTGACTCAGATTGGGCATCATGTGCTGAGACTCGTAAGTCGGTCACAGGGTACTGCATCTTTATAGGAGCATCCCTTGTCTCGTGGCGATCAAAGAAGCAAGCAACGGTATCAAAATCCTCATCTGAAGCAGAGTACCGGGCTCTTGCAACGACAGCCTGTGAATTACAGTGGATCACATCTCTGCTTCGTGATATGCATGTCAGCTCTGCCAACCCTGCTGTGGTTTACTGTGACAACAAATCTGCTATAGCGATAGCCGAGAACCATGTCTTTCACGAgaggaccaaacatattgatatcGATTGCCACATCATAAGGGAACGAATCACTTAA